In the Ursus arctos isolate Adak ecotype North America unplaced genomic scaffold, UrsArc2.0 scaffold_19, whole genome shotgun sequence genome, one interval contains:
- the CDT1 gene encoding DNA replication factor Cdt1, which yields MAQPRLTDFFARRRPGLRAAPQRVKPAWSTPSPAKPASGASARTPGGSRKRARPPSEPARDHPAPPARRRLRLPADTVSSSAVPAAPAAPAAPAAPSDPAAPADPADPAVPADPAVPTDPVAPAAPAAPADPAARAIPAAPAAPADPAAPGSPEQTPLSAGLQPCLATREKKASSKLIFSELKSCLQRARELGARAQELRASAQRKDAGEPSVPEDQGQPAGPCGEKAPAYQRFHALAQPGPPSLVLPYKYQVLAEMFRSMDTIVGMLYNRSETVTFAKVKQGVQDMMCKRFEERNVGQIRTVYPTSYRFRQERNVPTFKDGVKRSDYQLTIEPLLDQETGSTAPQLTASCLLQRRQVFSQNLVERVREHHRAFLASLNPPMVVPEDQLTHWHPRFNVDEVPDIEPAELPQPPSTEKLATAQEVLAHARSLMSPRMEKALSDLALRTAKPSSPGSPNPALPATPPATPPAALKGVSQDLLERIRCKEAQKQLAHMTRRPEQEQRLQRLARLPELARVLRSVFVSERKPALTMEAACSRMAGSYVVAMSPGEMEQHVRLISELLPNWLSLHRIRTDTYVKLDKAADLAGVITRLARLAHAEAAL from the exons ATGGCGCAGCCCCGCCTCACCGACTTCTTCGCGCGCCGCCGCCCCGGGCTCCGCGCCGCGCCGCAAAGGGTCAAGCCGGCCTGGAGCACCCCGAGCCCGGCCAAGCCCGCGTCCGGCGCCTCGGCCCGCACGCCGGGCGGCAGCCGCAAGCGCGCCCGCCCGCCCTCCGAGCCCGCGCGCGACCACCCCGCGCCCCCCGCGCGCCGGAGGCTGCGGCTGCCGGCCGACACG GTCTCAAGTTCCGCTGTCCCGgctgccccagctgccccagctgcccctgctgctccctcgGACCCGGCTGCCCCCGCTGACCCGGCTGACCCAGCTGTCCCCGCTGACCCGGCTGTCCCCACTGACCCGGTTGCCCCggctgctcctgctgctcccgCGGACCCAGCTGCCCGGGCTATCCCCGCTGCCCCTGCTGCTCCCGCGGACCCGGCTGCCCCTGGCTCCCCAGAGCAGACCCCTCTCTCAGCAGGTCTGCAGCCCTGCCTGGCCACCAGGGAGAAGAAG GCCTCCTCAAAACTCATATTTTCTGAGCTCAAGTCATGCCTACAGCGGGCACGGGAGCTTGGGGCCCGGGCCCAGGAGCTGAGGGCAAGTGCCCAGAGGAAGGATGCTGGGGAACCCAGCGTGCCAGAGGACCAGGGGCAGCCAGCAGGGCCATG TGGAGAGAAGGCACCTGCCTACCAGCGCTTCCATGCCCTGGCCCAGCCGGGGCCCCCGAGCCTCGTGCTGCCCTACAAGTACCAGGTGCTGGCGGAGATGTTTCGCAGCATGGACACCATCGTGGGCATGCTCTACAACCGCTCCGAGACCGTGACCTTCGCCAAAGTCAAGCAGGGCGTCCAGGACATGATGTGCAA GCGCTTTGAGGAGCGCAACGTGGGCCAGATCAGAACTGTGTACCCTACTTCTTACCGCTTCCGCCAGGAGCGCAACGTCCCCACCTTCAAGGATGGCGTTAAGCGGTCTGATTACCAGCTTACCATTGAGCCGCTGCTAGACCAGG AGACCGGCAGCACGGCCCCCCAGCTGACGGCCTCGTGCCTCCTGCAGCGCCGGCAGGTCTTCAGCCAGAATCTGGTGGAGCGTGTCCGTGAGCACCACAGG GCTTTCCTGGCCTCCCTGAACCCTCCCATGGTGGTGCCCGAGGACCAGCTGACACACTGGCACCCCCGCTTCAATGTGGACGAAGTGCCTGACATCGAGCCGGCTGAGTTGCCCCAGCCGCCCAGTACGGAGAAGCTGGCCACCGCCCAGGAGGTGCTGGCCCATGCCCGCAGCCTCATGTCGCCCAGG ATGGAAAAGGCCCTGAGTGACCTGGCTCTGCGTACGGCCAAGCCCAGCAGCCCTGGGTCCCCTAACCCTGCCCTGCCGGCCACCCCGCCGGCCACTCCCCCTGCAGCCCTGAAGGGGGTGTCCCAGGACCTGCTGGAGAGG ATCCGGTGCAAGGAGGCGCAGAAGCAGCTGGCGCACATGACGCGGCGGCCGGAGCAGGAGCAGCGACTGCAGCGGCTGGCGCGGCTGCCCGAGCTGGCCCGTGTGCTGCGCAGCGTCTTTGTGTCAGAGCGCAAGCCAGCGCTCACCATGGAGGCGGCCTGCAGCAGGATGGCGGGCAGCTACGTGGTGGCCATGAGCCCTG GCGAGATGGAGCAGCACGTGCGGCTCATCTCTGAGCTGCTGCCCAACTGGCTCAGCCTCCACCGCATCCGCACGGACACCTACGTCAAGCTGGACAAGGCTGCTGAcctggcaggtgtcatcacgcgGCTGGCCCGCCTTGCCCATGCGGAGGCGGCGCTGTGA
- the APRT gene encoding adenine phosphoribosyltransferase encodes MADSELQLVARRIRSFPDFPVPGVLFRDISPLLKDPDSFRASISLLANHLRKTHGGKIDYIVGLDSRGFLFGPSLAQELGLGCVLIRKRGKLPGPTVSASYTLEYGKAELEIQRDALEPGQKVVVVDDLLATGGTMRAACNLLGQLQAEVLECVSLVELTSLKGREKLAPVPFFSLLQFE; translated from the exons ATGGCGGACTCCGAGCTGCAGCTGGTGGCGCGGCGCATCCGCAGCTTCCCGGACTTCCCCGTCCCGGGGGTGCTGTTCAG GGACATCTCGCCCCTCCTGAAGGACCCCGACTCCTTCCGCGCCTCCATTAGCCTCCTGGCGAACCACCTGAGAAAGACCCACGGTGGCAAGATCGACTACATCGTGG GCCTGGACTCCCGAGGCTTTCTGTTCGGCCCCTCCTTGGCCCAGGAGCTTGGCTTGGGCTGCGTGCTCATCCGAAAACGAGGGAAGCTCCCTggccccactgtgtctgcctcctACACGCTGGAGTATGGCAAG GCTGAGCTGGAAATCCAGAGAGACGCCCTGGAGCCGGGACAGAAGGTGGTCGTCGTGGACGATCTGCTGGCCACTGGCG GAACCATGCGGGCAGCGTGTAACCTGCTGGGCCAGCTGCAGGCCGAGGTGCTGGAGTGCGTGAGCCTCGTGGAGCTGACATCTCTGAAGGGCCGGGAGAAGCTGGCGCCCgtgccctttttctctctcctgcagtTTGAGTGA